One genomic window of Channa argus isolate prfri chromosome 5, Channa argus male v1.0, whole genome shotgun sequence includes the following:
- the si:ch73-15b2.5 gene encoding rho guanine nucleotide exchange factor 19, which produces MMALKSAWDLERMHSKLFSSPRLKEENTLFTLNDQDKSAKGATDPVKEEGPSVSFQSKYIHIFPLYQEYSLREVKYDLNRLNKSLVSELITPEYLKGLQSPLSPHSRSGTQSPKQSIAETTVSPLPSHHIKVKPCTLWQELEEVKASGLLRSLTNRQIRLQECMFELIGSEASYLKSLGVAVNHFYGSKALKQTLSQREHHILFSNICRVMAASENFFMALEKRLSEHVLIPQVGDIVLKHCPEFQTLYVPYVTNMMFQEALLNQLLQQNRHFLYSLKKLESDPVCQRQSLKSFLVLPFQRITRVKLLLESILKLTEPDADSLSNLEKAIQAIYEIVMDCDKGVRKMKQTEELVCLKMLLDFGKVKSVPLVVSGRFLVHQGSMRQRTVENTSNSKVSFISIYLHLFNDLLIISLKKDQRFRVMDHAEFPTHVHVETLKTAVLGLPPDSFLLRLSQNQTGLKTAMILVAHTKSDKETWIKMLSCRH; this is translated from the exons ATGATGGCCTTGAAAAGCGCGTGGGATTTGGAGAGAATGCACTCCAAGCTCTTCTCATCACCTAGACTTAAGGAAGAAAACACTCTGTTTACATTAAATGATCAGGATAAAAGTGCAAAGGG GGCCACAGATCCAGTTAAGGAGGAAGGGCCGTCTGTATCATTCCAGTCAAAGTACATTCATATTT TCCCACTGTATCAGGAATACAGTTTGCGAGAAGTTAAATATGATCTGAACAGACTCAACAAGAGTCTTGTGTCCGAACTGATCACACCTGAGTATCTGAAGGGTCTGCAGTCGCCTCTTAGCCCCCATAGCCGTTCTGGGACACAATCTCCTAAGCAAAGCATTGCTGAAACAACTGTATCCCCCCTACCATCTCACCATATTAAGGTAAAGCCCTGTACCCTCTGGCAAGAACTGGAGGAGGTGAAGGCATCTGGCCTGCTCAGGAGCTTGACTAACAGACAGATTCGCCTTCAGGAG TGTATGTTTGAGCTGATTGGTTCTGAAGCATCTTACCTAAAAAGTCTTGGAGTTGCTGTCAATCATTTCTATGGATCAAAGGCACTGAAACAAACGCTGTCTCAGAGGgaacatcacattttattttccaatattTGTCGTGTGATGGCAGCCAGTGAAAA CTTTTTCATGGCTCTGGAAAAGCGACTGTCGGAACATGTGTTAATACCTCAGGTTGGAGACATTGTGCTCAAACACTGCCCAGAATTTCAAACGCTCTATGTGCCATATGTTACCAACATGATGTTCCAAGAGGCACTTCTCAACCAACTGCT GCAGCAGAACAGACACTTTCTGTATTCACTCAAAAAGCTTGAGAGTGACCCAGTGTGTCAGAGACAGAGCCTGAAGTCATTCCTTGTGCTGCCTTTCCAGAGAATTACCCGTGTTAAACTTCTACTAGAG agCATCCTGAAACTGACTGAACCAGATGCTGACTCCCTTTCAAATCTTGAAAAAGCAATACAGGCCATTTATGAG ATAGTGATGGACTGTGACAAAGGGGtcagaaaaatgaaacaaacagaagagctggtctgcctgaaaatgctgctgGATTTTGGCAAAGTTAAG TCAGTACCTCTGGTTGTAAGCGGACGTTTCCTGGTGCACCAGGGCTCCATGAGACAGAGGACAGTGGAGAACACTTCAAACTCCAAAGTGTCCTTCATCAGCATTTACCTCCATCTCTTCAATGACCTTCTGATCATCTCCTTGAAAAA GGACCAGCGATTCAGAGTCATGGATCACGCTGAATTCCCCACACATGTCCATGTAGAGACTTTAAAAACTGCAGTCCTGGGTCTGCCCCCAGACTCCTTCCTGCTACGTCTCTCTCAAAATCAAACAGGACTCAAAACAGCCATGATACTTGTTGCTCATACAAA ATCAGATAAAGAGACCTGGATAAAGATGCTGTCATGTAGACACTGA
- the cplane2 gene encoding ciliogenesis and planar polarity effector 2 isoform X2: MPPNAAVDTINYKIFISGKSGVGKTALAARLAGWNIPNMHYETTGIETTVVYWPVKIRESGRVLFFRLQLWDCGENALRRFDHLLPSCKEQVDAVLFLFSFTDRTSFDDLSNQIAKWTVPAAGRVVKLVVGTKFDLFMHCDVPERDVKEFQETWSLPVLRVGGEVSDGLDDVAPLLNCLTEQLWHQDCITVRSTSQHSQ; the protein is encoded by the exons ATGCCACCAAATGCAGCTGTGGACACAATTAATTATAAGATCTTCATTTCGGGCAAGAGTGGGGTTGGAAAAACTGCTCTTGCTGCCCGTCTTGCAGGCTGGAATATTCCCAACATGCACTATGAAACCACAG GTATTGAGACAACAGTGGTGTATTGGCCAGTGAAGATAAGAGAAAGTGGGAGAGTTCTTTTTTTCCGCTTGCAGTTGTGGGACTGTGGAGAGAACGCCCTACGCAGATTTGATCATTTGCTTCCA TCATGTAAGGAGCAGGTGGACGCCGTCCTTTTCCTATTCTCCTTCACTGACAGGACATCCTTTGATGATCTGTCAAACCAAATTGCTAAGTGGACTGTTCCAGCTGCGGGTCGAGTTGTGAAACTGGTGGTTGGCACCAA ATTTGATCTCTTCATGCACTGTGATGTGCCAGAGAGAGATGTAAAGGAGTTCCAGGAGACATGGAGCTTACCGGTGCTGCGTGTGGGTGGGGAGGTCAGTGACGGGCTGGATGACGTAGCCCCCCTTCTCAATTGTTTAACAGAGCAGCTGTGGCATCAAGACTGCATTACAGTTAGATCTACCAGCCAACATTCACAGTAG
- the cplane2 gene encoding ciliogenesis and planar polarity effector 2 isoform X1, translated as MTQIPPPGSIVVSDWHRCKDSKEYFSKILHRQKRRHFGLLESPLMPPNAAVDTINYKIFISGKSGVGKTALAARLAGWNIPNMHYETTGIETTVVYWPVKIRESGRVLFFRLQLWDCGENALRRFDHLLPSCKEQVDAVLFLFSFTDRTSFDDLSNQIAKWTVPAAGRVVKLVVGTKFDLFMHCDVPERDVKEFQETWSLPVLRVGGEVSDGLDDVAPLLNCLTEQLWHQDCITVRSTSQHSQ; from the exons ATGACACAAATTCCTCCTCCCGGATCAATCGTAGTATCTGACTGGCATCGATGTAAAGACAGCAAAGAATACTTCAGCAAGATCCTCCACAGGCAAAAACGCAGACACTTCG GCCTGCTGGAGTCTCCATTGATGCCACCAAATGCAGCTGTGGACACAATTAATTATAAGATCTTCATTTCGGGCAAGAGTGGGGTTGGAAAAACTGCTCTTGCTGCCCGTCTTGCAGGCTGGAATATTCCCAACATGCACTATGAAACCACAG GTATTGAGACAACAGTGGTGTATTGGCCAGTGAAGATAAGAGAAAGTGGGAGAGTTCTTTTTTTCCGCTTGCAGTTGTGGGACTGTGGAGAGAACGCCCTACGCAGATTTGATCATTTGCTTCCA TCATGTAAGGAGCAGGTGGACGCCGTCCTTTTCCTATTCTCCTTCACTGACAGGACATCCTTTGATGATCTGTCAAACCAAATTGCTAAGTGGACTGTTCCAGCTGCGGGTCGAGTTGTGAAACTGGTGGTTGGCACCAA ATTTGATCTCTTCATGCACTGTGATGTGCCAGAGAGAGATGTAAAGGAGTTCCAGGAGACATGGAGCTTACCGGTGCTGCGTGTGGGTGGGGAGGTCAGTGACGGGCTGGATGACGTAGCCCCCCTTCTCAATTGTTTAACAGAGCAGCTGTGGCATCAAGACTGCATTACAGTTAGATCTACCAGCCAACATTCACAGTAG
- the epha2a gene encoding ephrin type-A receptor 2a produces MELPQINLFLILFISRIFFSLQSKEQVLLDMKASGSELGWLTSPNENGWEIVQTVVNGSLFYTYSICNIESSEQDNWLRTTFIQRRPGTTRVSVDLSFIVRDCNTFDGASVACKETFNLFISEADADVGTNFRKGQFRKVATIAPDEVTQGRVLKVNTETKNVGPLSRKGFYLAFQDMGACVALLSVRVYYKMCPSTVQSLAAFPETVADALREVEGACVENAISQSTPRIYCTAEGEWVVPVGQCQCLAGYETTGDSCQACKPGYFKPSVSTELCQVCPDKTKPSAAGASECQCEEGFFRSPSDPPTSACSAPPSAPRDLTSTTLSAEGRLQVSWSPPLVTGGRSDLTYSVVCEHCDGLVCNPCGEKMRFEPGSTDLRETTVIVSDLDSHLNYTFTVEAHSGVSQYGTEASTATITTALDYTDPPKVTLIHLDDRSPTSLSLSWTLSRRPPAHINHRYELMYRRKDGDDGERDVTTYTVLVLEKNSVQINDLNPDTSYMFRVQALSPEGNPGSYSAEHEFHTSPLAESQIQNNSPMVMGAVAGVAVILLVVVAVLLLRKRRLSSRGRGGPEDPYFSTDQLKPLKTYIDPHMYEDPNIAIQKFVTEIDPSAVRKQKVIGVGEFGEVFRGVMKAPGRGEVAVAIKTLKLGYSEKQRQDFLSEASIMGQFSHPNIIRLEGVVTKFKHAMIVTEYMENGALDTYLKDRDGEIPSYQLAGMLRGIAAGMKYLSDMSYVHRDLAARNVLVNSNLECKVSDFGLSRVLEDDAEGTYTTRGGKIPIRWTAPEAIAYRKFTSASDVWSFGIVMWEVMAFGERPYWDMSNLEVMKVINEGFRLPAPMDCPSAVYQLMLQCWQHDRSKRPRFADIVNILDKLLRSPESLKAIADFDPRVSIRLPSTSGGDGIMFRSVPEWLESIKMSQYSDSFARAGIMTMEQVLVLRHEDIRNIGVRLPGHMKRLAYSILGLKDETSSLSVFAV; encoded by the exons ATGGAGCTCCCTCAGATAAATTTGttcctgattttatttattagccGAATATTTTTCAGCCTCCAGTCTAAAGAAC AGGTATTACTGGACATGAAAGCATCAGGATCAGAGCTGGGGTGGTTGACGTCCCCAAATGAGAACGGA TGGGAGATAGTCCAGACAGTGGTGAATGGCTCACTTTTCTACACCTACAGTATTTGTAATATTGaatctagtgaacaggacaacTGGTTACGAACCACATTCATTCAGCGGCGCCCAGGCACAACACGTGTGTCTGTGGATCTCAGTTTTATTGTGCGGGACTGCAACACTTTTGATGGTGCCTCAGTTGCCTGCAAAGAAACCTTCAACCTCTTCATCTCAGAGGCTGATGCTGATGTGGGAACCAACTTTCGTAAAGGGCAGTTTCGCAAAGTAGCTACCATTGCTCCTGACGAAGTCACACAGGGCCGTGTGCTGAAGGTCAACACAGAAACGAAGAACGTGGGGCCTCTGTCCAGAAAAGGCTTCTACCTGGCTTTTCAGGACATGGGTGCTTGTGTGGCACTACTGTCAGTCAGAGTTTACTACAAGATGTGCCCATCCACAGTGCAGAGCTTGGCAGCCTTCCCAGAGACGGTGGCAGATGCTCTGAGGGAGGTGGAAGGAGCCTGTGTGGAGAATGCCATCAGTCAGTCCACCCCACGAATTTACTGTACAGCTGAGGGTGAATGGGTGGTTCCCGTGGGCCAGTGCCAGTGTCTTGCTGGCTATGAAACAACCGGGGACTCCTGCCAAG CATGCAAACCAGGCTACTTCAAGCCATCTGTATCAACCGAGTTATGTCAGGTTTGTCCTGATAAGACTAAACCCTCTGCAGCTGGCGCCAGTGAATGTCAGTGTGAGGAAGGTTTCTTCCGCTCCCCTTCAGATCCTCCAACATCTGCTTGCTCTG CTCCACCAAGTGCCCCCCGTGACCTGACCTCCACCACACTGTCAGCAGAGGGTAGGCTCCAGGTGTCCTGGAGCCCACCGCTGGTGACCGGGGGCCGCAGCGACCTTACCTACAGCGTGGTGTGTGAGCACTGTGATGGACTCGTGTGCAACCCTTGTGGTGAGAAAATGCGCTTTGAGCCAGGTTCTACTGATCTGCGGGAAACCACGGTCATTGTGAGTGACCTGGATTCTCATCTGAACTACACTTTCACTGTGGAGGCTCACAGCGGCGTGTCCCAGTATGGCACTGAGGCATCTACTGCAACCATCACCACTGCTCTGGACTATACAG ATCCCCCCAAGGTGACGTTGATCCATCTGGATGATCGCAGCCCCAccagtctgtctctgtcttggACTCTGTCTCGCAGACCTCCAGCCCACATCAATCACCGCTATGAGCTTATGTACCGCAGAAAA GATGGTGATGATGGAGAGCGAGATGTGACCACCTACACAGTCCtcgttttggagaaaaactcagttcagatAAATGACCTCAACCCAGATACAAGTTATATGTTTAGGGTTCAGGCCCTGAGTCCTGAAGGAAACCCTGGCAGCTACAGTGCAGAGCACGAGTTTCATACTTCACCATTAG CTGAGTCTCAGATCCAGAACAACTCCCCTATGGTAATGGGAGCTGTGGCTGGAGTCGCAGTTATTCTGCTTGTGGTGGTGGCCGTCCTCCTGCTGCGTAAACG GAGACTGAGCTCTCGTGGCAGAGGAGGACCAGAGGACCCATACTTTTCAACAG ATCAACTCAAGCCCCTGAAGACCTACATTGATCCACACATGTATGAGGACCCTAACATTGCCATCCAAAAGTTTGTCACAGAAATTGACCCGAGTGCTGTTCGCAAACAAAAAGTCATCGGAGTAG GGGAGTTTGGAGAAGTGTTTCGGGGTGTCATGAAGGCTCCTGGGCGAGGGGAGGTGGCTGTAGCGATCAAGACCCTGAAGCTGGGCTACTCAGAGAAACAGAGGCAGGACTTCTTGAGCGAGGCAAGCATCATGGGACAGTTCTCACACCCGAATATCATCCGCCTGGAAGGAGTTGTTACAAAAT tcaagCATGCCATGATAGTGACCGAATACATGGAAAACGGCGCTCTTGACACATATCTGAAG GACCGGGATGGAGAGATTCCTTCATATCAGCTGGCGGGAATGCTGCGTGGAATAGCTGCTGGCATGAAATACCTCTCAGACATGAGCTATGTTCACCGTGACCTGGCAGCAAGAAACGTGTTGGTGAATAGTAACCTGGAGTGTAAAGTGTCTGATTTTGGCCTGTCTCGTGTGCTCGAGGACGATGCCGAAGGCACCTATACAACCAGA GGAGGTAAAATCCCCATCCGCTGGACTGCTCCTGAGGCTATCGCATACAGGAAATTCACTTCAGCCAGCGACGTATGGAGCTTTGGCATTGTCATGTGGGAAGTTATGGCCTTTGGAGAGCGACCCTACTGGGACATGAGCAACCTCGAG GTCATGAAGGTTATCAATGAGGGCTTCAGACTTCCTGCCCCGATGGACTGCCCGTCCGCTGTCTACCAGCTCATGCTCCAGTGTTGGCAGCACGACCGATCCAAACGTCCTCGCTTCGCAGACATCGTCAACATTTTAGACAAACTGCTCCGAAGCCCAGAGTCTTTAAAAGCAATAGCTGACTTTGACCCACG CGTGTCTATCCGTCTGCCCAGCACCAGTGGCGGTGATGGCATCATGTTCAGGTCGGTGCCCGAGTGGTTGGAGTCCATCAAAATGAGTCAGTACAGCGATAGCTTCGCTCGTGCAGGGATCATGACCATGGAGCAGGTGCTCGTCTTGAGGCATGA AGACATCAGGAATATTGGAGTGCGGTTGCCCGGTCACATGAAGAGGCTAGCCTACAGTATCCTGGGCCTGAAAGACGAGACGAGCTCCCTCAGCGTTTTCGCAGTATGA